In a single window of the Lodderomyces elongisporus chromosome 4, complete sequence genome:
- the MRS6 gene encoding Rab proteins geranylgeranyltransferase component A, which yields MNYSRTERRKSMAERRTSTSYTPPVIPHLAGLEKPQDQYLKMDNCDVLIIGTSLQESILAAALSWQNTSVLHIDSRPYYGDSTSTLTIEQLKKWCAEVNQGKIPHFQDAQIYIPGGKLNNQFRSKDYGIDLTPKIMFCQSDLLSLLVKSRVYRYLEFQSLSNFHVFENDDFQQKINSTSKEDIFIDKSLSLLTKRYLMKFLKFILLDSKAEYKQKVKPYKDKPIQIFLREQFKLEDPQINELVYSIGLSYKEQISTKEALIKIKRFLSSFDVYGKFPCMVSKYGGPGELAQGFCRSAAVAGTTYKLNTTLVDFDPVTKIAHFDDNSQIKINEKVVIAPTQLPKFLQSSYNQAVENLQPHYVTRLVTIVRRDCKEWMSANESSAIVVFPPHSLPTNNEYSVQVVIQNGGTGLCPEGQSIWFSQTVEQDLNRAKSDLESAYSKMEESLLRESSDNIDEILDETDFVVNAQGTPVLANSFKLGSHLQSFVPKETVEVVCKLGYVEKTYVASDLSNVFKPTSDNNIVLKDIPDAKNQIIFTNSPSSELSYDGIITDVKSIYQKITGTADDFFDVDFEDEEDEYDINNQPPIPPKRASVIGGIVGGGSGTSLAALREQHNDNDQVHENVIDSDDEMDDVQNSGDSNESSDEPFGAETMEL from the coding sequence ATGAACTACTCGAgaacagaaagaagaaagtcAATGGCTGAGCGGAGGACAAGCACCTCATACACACCACCCGTTATTCCTCATTTGGCCGGTTTAGAGAAACCACAGGACCAATACTTGAAGATGGACAATTGCGATGTATTAATTATAGGAACCAGTTTACAAGAAAGTATCTTGGCTGCTGCCTTGTCATGGCAAAACACCTCGGTCTTGCACATTGATAGTAGACCCTACTATGGTGACTCTACCTCGACCTTGACCATTGAACAGTTGAAAAAATGGTGTGCCGAAGTCAACCAGGGCAAAATCCCACATTTCCAAGATGCCCAGATCTACATCCCTGGAGGCAAACTCAACAATCAATTCCGCTCAAAGGATTATGGTATTGACTTGACCCCAAAAATCATGTTTTGTCAATCGGACTTGTTGAGTTTATTGGTCAAGTCGCGTGTTTACCGATACTTGGAATTCCAATCTCTTTCCAATTTCCATGTTTTCGAAAACGATGATTTCCAGCAAAAGATCAATTCAACCTCGAAGGAGGACATCTTTATTGATAAGTCTTTGTCGTTGTTGACCAAGAGGTACTTGATGAAATTCTTGAAATTTATCTTGTTGGATTCCAAAGCAGAGTATAAGCAAAAAGTCAAACCATACAAGGACAAGCCAATCCAAATCTTCTTGAGAGAGCAATTCAAATTAGAGGATCCTCAAATTAATGAGTTGGTATACTCGATTGGCTTAAGCTACAAGGAGCAAATTAGCACAAAGGAAGCTCTCATAAAGATCAAGaggtttctttcttcctttgaCGTTTATGGAAAATTCCCATGTATGGTTTCAAAATATGGTGGCCCAGGAGAGTTGGCACAAGGTTTTTGTAGAAGTGCTGCAGTTGCTGGTACAACTTACAAATTGAACACCACGTTGGTGGACTTTGACCCAGTTACAAAGATTGCGCATTTCGATGACAATTCGCAGATCAAGATTAATGAAAAGGTTGTTATTGCTCCTACGCAATTACCCaaatttcttcaatctAGCTATAACCAAGCAGTGGAAAATTTGCAACCACACTATGTTACAAGACTTGTTACCATTGTGAGGCGGGATTGTAAAGAGTGGATGTCAGCAAACGAGTCACTGGCAATTGTTGTGTTTCCACCCCACTCATTACCAACAAACAATGAATACTCAGTGCAGGTGGTCATTCAGAATGGAGGAACAGGATTATGTCCTGAAGGCCAATCAATTTGGTTCAGTCAAACTGTTGAACAGGATTTGAACAGAGCCAAAAGTGACTTGGAATCAGCCTACTCCAAGATGGAAGAATCATTGTTGCGAGAGTCTTCAGACAATATCGATGAAATATTAGATGAGACGGATTTCGTTGTTAACGCGCAAGGAACACCAGTGCTTGCAAACTCTTTCAAGTTGGGATCACATTTGCAATCATTTGTACCTAAAGAAACGGTTGAAGTTGTGTGCAAATTGGGTTACGTTGAAAAGACATATGTCGCCAGCGACTTGTCAAACGTATTCAAGCCAACCAGTGACAACAACATAGTCCTCAAAGACATACCAGAtgccaaaaaccaaatcatATTTACAAACTCACCAAGCTCAGAACTTTCGTATGATGGTATAATCACCGATGTCAAGTCCATCTATCAAAAGATTACCGGCACAGCCGatgatttttttgatgttgattttgAGGACGAAGAAGACGAGTACGATATCAATAACCAGCCACCAATCCCTCCAAAACGAGCCTCAGTTATTGGTGGTATCGTTGGCGGTGGATCAGGTACAAGCTTGGCAGCATTGCGTGAGCAacataatgataatgatcaAGTGCATGAAAATGTAATTGATAGCGATGACGAGATGGATGACGTGCAAAATAGTGGTGACAGCAACGAGTCCAGTGACGAACCTTTTGGTGCCGAGACAATGGAACTATAA
- the PRO2_1 gene encoding glutamate-5-semialdehyde dehydrogenase (BUSCO:EOG0926388H) produces MSGEQIAKDASAAFSSLKVLSNEQRSKALEEIHDSLRANKDAILKANQVDLENARKDNLSSSLIKRLDLSNPGKFDTMLQGVLDVSNLPDPLGKITIAKKLDEGLNLYRVTAPIGVLLIIFESRPEVIANITALAIKSGNSAILKGGKESYQTFKIMSEIVNQTLAEKTQVPAKAIQLIQSREDVADLLDQDKYIDLVIPRGSNELVRNIKANTKIPVLGHADGICSIYVDFEFDLGKAKKIVVDSKTNYPAGCNAVEQLLINKDVAEDKVKELLSTLIEAKVTLHIAPELKSVVKDLDQDYIVDADKDSFDMEYLSFDIAVKYVDNVDEAIKHINTHSSKHTESIITENKETATKFMKSIDSAGVYWNASTRFADGFRYGFGTEVGISTNKIHARGPVGLEGLTSYQYNLIGDGHIVGEYVGGGGEKQFIHEDLNM; encoded by the coding sequence atGTCTGGAGAACAAATTGCCAAAGATGCAAGCGCTGcattttcttcattaaAAGTCTTATCCAACGAGCAAAGATCAAAAGCGCTTGAAGAAATTCACGATTCACTCAGGGCAAATAAGGACGCCATCTTAAAAGCTAACCAAGTCGACCTTGAAAATGCCAGAAAAGACAACCTTTCTTCCTCATTAATCAAAAGACTAGACCTCTCCAACCCTGGTAAATTTGATACTATGCTTCAAGGTGTTTTGGATGTTTCTAATTTGCCAGACCCTTTGGGTAAAATCACCATTGCAAAGAAATTGGATGAGGGACTCAACTTGTACCGAGTAACAGCACCCATCGGTgttttgttgattatttttgAAAGTAGACCAGAAGTTATTGCCAACATTACTGCTTTGGCCATCAAATCTGGTAACTCAGCAATCCTCAAAGGTGGTAAGGAATCGTATCAAACATTCAAGATTATGAGTGAAATCGTTAACCAGACTTTGGCTGAAAAGACCCAAGTCCCCGCAAAAGCCATTCAGCTCATTCAGAGTCGAGAAGATGTTGCTGACTTATTGGACCAGGACAAATACATTGATTTAGTTATCCCAAGAGGATCGAATGAACTCGTGCGCAATATCAAAGCAAACACAAAGATCCCAGTCTTGGGACACGCCGATGGTATTTGTTCCATATACGTTGACTTTGAGTTTGACTTGGgtaaagccaaaaaaattgttgttgattcaAAAACCAACTATCCTGCTGGCTGCAATGCTGTGGAGCAATTGCTTATCAATAAAGATGTTGCAGAGGACAAGGTGAAAGAATTGTTGAGCACATTGATTGAAGCTAAAGTCACGCTACACATTGCGCCTGAATTGAAGTCAGTTGTTAAAGACTTGGACCAAGATTacattgttgatgctgataAGGATTCGTTCGACATGGAGTATTTGTCATTTGACATTGCCGTGAAATATGTCGACAACGTCGATGAAGCTATTAAACACATCAACACCCACTCATCAAAACACACCGAGTCTATTATTACTGAGAACAAGGAGACTGCAACAAAGTTTATGAAGAGTATCGACTCTGCTGGAGTCTATTGGAATGCATCTACAAGGTTTGCGGACGGTTTCAGGTACGGATTTGGTACTGAAGTGGGTATAAGTACAAACAAGATCCATGCCAGGGGCCCTGTTGGCTTGGAAGGATTAACCAGTTATCAATATAACTTGATTGGCGATGGCCATATTGTTGGAGAATATGTTGGAGGAGGTGgtgaaaaacaatttattCACGAGGACTTGAACATGTAA
- the PLB3_2 gene encoding Lysophospholipase 3: protein MKISVVLSFGLATTTLAAFPFEEENTVGATPTSSPWWAQILGGGSTSSSSTTQSETSSKTQAQSQTQTQVEASITSDVSTTSSTSTQPWYAGFFKTTTASTATPTTSLAVSNTQQSQVSASATSTKTTSSQNWFQSVANDFGLGKSSSGSTATNTQSGGSSGSTSSSGDSADSTAETTDETELNDDGNGVANPYSPTNITCPDHDIVRAADGLSDNEKEYVLSKQALTNEHLIDFLANRANLSDFDAASFINDNADEHNITIGLAFSGGGYRAMLAGAGSILALDNRFEDSNTNGLGGLLQSTTYISGLSGGSWLVGSLVLNNWISVQEILNGSTEIWQLEDSLLNPSSLNLASLAKYYTGIGTAILSKNKAGFQTSVTDVWGRAISHQFFESSSGGSNVTWSSVRNFTTFKDHSMPYFFAVANGKVTDETVIDQNSTFVVEISAYEFGNFDNSLKAFVDTEYLGSSIQGGDADQCVRNFDNAGFIMGTSSSVFNQVLLHLDDYDTSTIIQPVLEMVFQDLSDDKNDVAVYEPNPFYESTYGSIKSVENNHTLSLVDGGEDGQNVPFYPLIQKDRNVDVIFAFDNSADTELNWPNGTSFVETYKWQFTNQGRGTPFPFVPDVDTFLEDNLGERPIFFGCNASDLSPLVDWHDEDDLNTTDIPLIVYMSNNHQSYLSNFSTFKLAYDNAEKTGTIQNGYEVMTSKNLTDDSDWATCVGCAIIRRQQERLGKEQSDECKKCFRDYCWQGTLDDGPEIDAEGLQSNKKNSSSHSTTSSSSSSSSLASNSTRTHSDESTSSDGGAGTISVSTTTQRTNGATVAAQSVTGSTSVSSTTATATAVATSESTTTSVASVNNANYASSNSLLNVIFVCLMSAIYVVA, encoded by the coding sequence ATGAAAATTTCGGTTGTTTTACTGTTTGGTCTCGCAACCACAACTCTAGCAGCATTCCcatttgaagaagagaacACAGTAGGTGCAACTCCAACATCTCTGCCATGGTGGGCACAGATACTTGGTGGTGGATCAACCTCGAGTTCCTCAACGACTCAGTCTGAGACGCTGTCCAAAACACAAGCTCAAagtcaaactcaaactcaagtCGAGGCCAGTATTACCTCGGACGTCTCAACTACATCGTCAACTTCTACTCAACCGTGGTATGCTggatttttcaaaacaaccACAGCCAGTACAGCCACACCTACAACCTCTTTGGCTGTATCAAATACACAACAGTCACAAGTTTCTGCATCTGCGACGagtacaaaaacaacaagttCCCAGAACTGGTTCCAAAGTGTTGCAAACGACTTTGGCCTTGGTAAAAGCTCGTCCGGTAGTACTGCTACTAACACACAATCTGGTGGCTCAAGTGGCTCAACATCTTCACTGGGTGACTCGGCGGACTCTACTGCTGAAACTACTGACGAGACCGAGTTGAATGACGATGGAAATGGCGTGGCAAATCCTTACAGTCCCACAAATATCACGTGCCCTGATCATGATATCGTGCGTGCAGCAGATGGACTCTCGGATAACGAAAAGGAATATGTATTATCCAAGCAAGCTCTTACCAATGAGCACTTGATTGACTTTTTGGCAAATAGAGCCAACTTGAGTGATTTCGATGCCGCATCTTTCATTAACGACAATGCCGACGAACACAACATCACTATTGGCTTGGCATTCTCTGGTGGTGGTTATAGAGCCATGCTTGCTGGTGCAGGCTCTATATTGGCGCTTGACAACCGCTTTGAAGACTCCAACACAAACGGCCTTGGTGGTCTTTTGCAATCTACAACATACATCTCCGGATTATCTGGAGGCTCGTGGCTCGTTGGAAGTTTGGTGCTCAACAATTGGATCTCGGTGCAAGAGATTCTCAATGGCTCGACTGAGATATGGCAATTGGAGGATTCACTTTTAAACCCATCGAGCTTGAACCTTGCTTCTTTGGCTAAATATTATACCGGTATTGGCACTGCTATAttatcaaaaaacaaagccGGCTTCCAAACTTCTGTTACTGATGTTTGGGGAAGAGCTATTAGTCATCAATTCTTTGAGAGTTCCAGTGGTGGCAGCAATGTGACGTGGTCCAGTGTTCGTAATTTCACCACTTTCAAAGACCATAGTATGCCGTATTTCTTTGCAGTTGCCAACGGTAAAGTTACTGACGAAACTGTTATTGATCAAAACTCCACTTTTGTTGTGGAAATTTCCGCATATgaatttggaaattttGACAACTCTTTGAAAGCTTTTGTTGACACTGAGTATTTGGGCTCGAGTATACAAGGTGGCGATGCCGACCAATGTGTGCGTAATTTTGATAATGCGGGTTTCATTATGGGTACCTCATCCTCGGTTTTCAATCAGGTGCTTTTACACTTGGACGACTATGATACCAGTACTATTATCCAGCCCGTGTTGGAGATGGTTTTCCAGGATTTGAGCGATGACAAAAACGATGTTGCTGTTTACGAACCAAATCCTTTTTACGAATCGACATATGGAAGTATCAAAAGTGTTGAAAATAACCATACGCTAAGCCTTGTTGATGGAGGCGAAGATGGACAAAACGTGCCATTCTACCCCCTTATTCAGAAAGATCGTAATGTTGATGTTATTTTTGCATTTGACAATAGTGCCGATACTGAGCTCAATTGGCCCAATGGTACATCCTTTGTTGAGACTTATAAATGGCAATTTACCAATCAAGGAAGGGGAACGCCTTTCCCCTTTGTTCCAGATGTGGATACTTTCCTCGAAGACAATCTTGGCGAAAGACCAATCTTTTTTGGATGCAATGCTTCTGACTTGTCACCTTTGGTGGATTGgcatgatgaagatgacttGAACACCACTGATATTCCTTTGATTGTATATATGTCGAATAATCATCAATCCTACTTGTCaaacttttcaactttCAAGCTTGCTTACGATAATGCCGAAAAGACTGGAACGATTCAGAACGGATACGAAGTTATGACAAGTAAGAACTTGACTGATGACAGTGACTGGGCTACTTGTGTTGGTTGTGCTATTATTAGAAGACAACAAGAGAGATTAGGTAAGGAGCAAAGCGATGAATGTAAAAAATGTTTCCGTGACTATTGCTGGCAAGGAACTTTGGATGACGGTCCAGAAATTGATGCTGAAGGATTGCAAtcaaataagaaaaatagCTCGTCTCATTCAACTACCAGCAGTAGCtcatcttcgtcatcaTTGGCCTCGAATTCGACACGGACCCACTCAGATGAGAGTACCTCTAGTGATGGTGGCGCCGGCACAATCAGTGTAAGCACAACCACGCAAAGAACCAATGGTGCAACTGTTGCAGCACAAAGTGTGACTGGATCCACAAGTGTAAGttcaacaactgcaactgcaactgccgTTGCCACCAGCGAATCTACCACAACGAGTGTAGCTTCCGTCAATAATGCCAATTATGCGTCAAGCAATTCACTTCTCAACgtcatttttgtttgccTAATGAGCGCCATTTACGTGGTTGCATAA
- the RPS12 gene encoding 40S ribosomal protein S12 (BUSCO:EOG09265CN0) — protein MSDVEQDQIVEEVAVEQESSVSIEDALKVVLRTSLVHDGLARGLREASKALSKREAQLCVLCDAVTEESIIKLVEALCNEPEEKIPLIKVSDAKLLGEWAGLCQLDREGNARKVVGASCVVVKNWGADSDERNMLLEHFSQQ, from the coding sequence ATGTCCGACGTTGAACAAGAtcaaattgttgaagaagttgCTGTTGAGCAAGAATCATCCGTCTCCATCGAAGATGCTTTGAAAGTCGTCTTGAGAACCTCATTGGTCCACGATGGTTTAGCTAGAGGTTTGAGAGAAGCTTCAAAGGCTTTGTCCAAGAGAGAAGCTCAATTGTGTGTCTTGTGTGACGCTGTTACCGAAGAGTCAATCATCAAATTGGTTGAAGCTCTCTGTAACGAGCCAGAAGAGAAGATCCCATTGATCAAGGTCTCAGACGCCAAGTTGTTGGGTGAATGGGCTGGTTTGTGCCAATTGGACAGAGAAGGTAACGCCAGAAAAGTTGTTGGTGCTTCATGTGTCGTTGTCAAGAACTGGGGTGCTGACTCTGACGAGAGAAACATGTTGTTGGAACACTTTTCTCAACAATAA
- the MET8 gene encoding Bifunctional dehydrogenase and ferrochelatase — translation MATQAKITVVTGETKEPHPSILKLNSEGRIHNFVQRNYENNDLIMYESTKPTVNFRNITPKDFSEISSLSNETFACVCCCIDDYELSTKIYYQCKLLRLPVNIADKPPLCDFYFGSMFNRDNLQIMISTNGKSPRLSKMIKDNIAKEFDGVDLNNAIENLGMIRSRLRQLILIDDDLVTIDTRMNWIKTLTDFFTLKQWSELQLVPETLSEPPHDNRFMYVDRIIKYFPDYPPQNYETFKSTIFESEIEEDKEDDEDDDKEGQVKEVETSLENLSIE, via the exons ATGGCAA CACAGGCCAAGATAACTGTTGTCACTGGCGAGACCAAAGAGCCCCACCCTTCAATCCTCAAACTCAATTCAGAAGGACGGATACACAATTTCGTGCAAAGAAACTatgaaaacaatgatttgatCATGTACGaatcaacaaaaccaacagTGAACTTCCGCAACATCACACCCAAAGACTTTTCCGAAATATCATCCTTGAGCAATGAGACATTTGCATGTGTCTGTTGCTGCATTGATGATTACGAATTGAGCACAAAGATTTACTACCAGTGCAAATTGCTTCGACTACCAGTAAACATTGCCGACAAGCCACCCTTGTGTGATTTCTATTTCGGCTCAATGTTTAACAGAGACAATTTGCAGATCATGATTAGTACTAATGGCAAGTCGCCAAGGCTATCCAAAATGATCAAAGATAATATCGCAAAGGAGTTTGATGGCGTCGACTTGAACAATGCAATTGAGAATTTGGGCATGATAAGGTCACGGTTGAGACAGTTGATCTTGATAGACGACGACTTGGTAACGATCGATACGAGGATGAATTGGATCAAAACATTGACTGATTTTTTCACGTTAAAGCAATGGTCTGAGCTACAGTTGGTTCCTGAAACTTTACTGGAGCCACCACACGATAATAGGTTCATGTATGTTGATCGAATAATAAAGTATTTCCCAGATTACCCACCTCAAAACTACGAGACATTTAAAAGTACAATCTTCGAAAGtgaaatagaagaagataaagaagatgatgaagatgatgataaagaaGGACAGGTAAAAGAAGTAGAGACTAGTTTGGAGAACCTAAGTATAGAATAA